A stretch of the Flavobacterium aquiphilum genome encodes the following:
- a CDS encoding lactonase family protein: MLTILFISFISFNFYSQSKYVFVGSYNLDKAKKGIYVFQLDTVKGKLKKITTVKDVLNPAYLTVSPNGKYVYSCTDAKTPKAGSVSSFEFKPQNKRLIFINSEKSGGENPVYISVHKSGKWIVNANYTEGSVDVHAVSEDGKISPLVQSFSYSEGSVNKERQDRSHVHSSVFSPNCDYVFLPDLGSDKIRCYQFDSSKKEPLQETQYPFTQVTLGSGPRHFAFHPNGKFAYCIEEMAGFVCIYNYDNGKLDRIQRIATHPDEIVKGFGSSEVHISPDGRFLYASNRGEENNIAIFSIENNGTLKLVGYQPTFGKTPRVFAIDPQGKFVIVANQSTGNVVVFKRDLVTGLLKKCSESKVKNASCVQIKDYK, encoded by the coding sequence AATTTTTATTCTCAAAGCAAATATGTTTTTGTAGGGTCTTATAATTTAGATAAAGCCAAAAAAGGAATTTATGTTTTCCAGTTGGATACGGTAAAAGGTAAACTAAAGAAAATTACAACGGTTAAGGATGTTTTAAATCCCGCTTATTTAACAGTTTCTCCAAACGGAAAATATGTTTATTCCTGTACCGATGCCAAAACACCAAAAGCAGGAAGTGTAAGTAGTTTTGAGTTTAAACCTCAAAATAAGAGGTTGATATTTATAAATAGTGAAAAAAGCGGTGGCGAAAATCCCGTTTATATTTCGGTACATAAAAGCGGAAAATGGATTGTAAATGCCAATTATACAGAAGGAAGTGTTGACGTTCATGCAGTAAGCGAAGATGGAAAAATAAGTCCGCTTGTTCAAAGTTTTTCGTATTCGGAAGGAAGTGTAAACAAAGAAAGACAAGACCGATCTCATGTTCATTCCAGTGTGTTTTCTCCCAATTGTGATTATGTCTTCCTGCCTGATTTAGGTTCTGATAAAATAAGATGCTACCAATTTGACAGTTCAAAAAAAGAGCCACTCCAAGAGACTCAGTATCCATTTACCCAAGTTACTTTAGGAAGTGGACCAAGACATTTTGCCTTTCATCCCAATGGAAAATTTGCTTATTGCATTGAAGAAATGGCTGGTTTTGTTTGCATTTATAACTATGATAACGGTAAATTAGACCGAATTCAAAGAATCGCAACACATCCTGATGAGATTGTAAAAGGCTTTGGCAGCAGCGAGGTTCACATTTCTCCCGATGGTCGTTTTCTGTACGCTTCCAATCGTGGTGAAGAAAATAATATTGCTATTTTTTCGATTGAAAATAACGGAACTTTAAAATTGGTGGGATATCAGCCTACTTTTGGCAAAACTCCAAGAGTTTTTGCTATTGATCCACAAGGAAAATTTGTAATTGTAGCCAATCAATCGACTGGAAATGTAGTTGTTTTCAAAAGAGATTTGGTTACAGGTTTGTTAAAGAAATGCTCTGAAAGCAAAGTAAAAAATGCTTCTTGTGTACAAATTAAAGATTACAAGTGA
- a CDS encoding DUF3810 domain-containing protein gives MKKSYILPIFLLIQILILKILRSFPESVERFYSNGFYQFLSKPLRIILGKIPFSVGDCIYFILILFALKWFWKNRKSWKSEWKKNILTVLSVLSVFYFFFHFFWALNYYREPLFEKMNIERDYTDKDLLAFTKKLIAKTNDIQNQITKNDSLKVVFPYSQNQVFDMNQNGYENLSKEYPFFTYTHLSIKKSLFSLPLTYMGFGGYLNPFTNEAQVNYLGPMYSFPMTTNHEMAHQMGYASESECNFIGFMSSIKNKNLYFQYSGYSMALRYCLGNWQVRDEKVLKQLLKIVNKGILKNYKESEDFWDQYETPIETGFHIFYDRFLKINQQKDGMDSYSKFVNLMVNYYKERPL, from the coding sequence GTGAAAAAAAGCTACATTCTACCTATATTTTTGCTGATACAAATCCTAATCCTAAAAATACTCCGGTCTTTTCCGGAAAGTGTTGAGCGTTTTTACAGCAACGGATTTTATCAATTCCTTTCAAAACCTTTGCGAATTATTTTGGGGAAAATTCCATTCTCGGTGGGCGATTGTATCTATTTTATTCTAATTTTATTTGCTTTAAAATGGTTTTGGAAAAACAGAAAATCTTGGAAATCCGAATGGAAAAAAAATATCTTAACTGTTTTAAGTGTTTTGTCTGTCTTTTATTTTTTCTTCCATTTCTTTTGGGCATTGAATTATTACCGTGAGCCACTTTTTGAAAAAATGAACATTGAACGAGACTACACTGATAAAGATTTGTTGGCTTTTACCAAAAAATTAATTGCCAAAACAAACGATATCCAAAATCAGATTACCAAAAATGACAGTTTGAAAGTAGTATTTCCGTATTCTCAAAATCAGGTTTTTGACATGAATCAAAATGGATATGAAAATTTATCCAAAGAATATCCATTTTTCACTTACACTCATTTAAGTATAAAAAAATCACTTTTTAGTTTACCACTTACTTATATGGGTTTTGGTGGCTATCTGAACCCGTTTACCAATGAAGCGCAAGTTAATTATTTGGGACCAATGTACAGTTTCCCGATGACCACAAACCACGAAATGGCACATCAAATGGGGTATGCGAGCGAAAGTGAATGCAATTTTATTGGTTTTATGTCTTCTATAAAAAATAAAAATCTGTATTTTCAATATTCGGGTTATAGCATGGCGTTGCGTTACTGTTTGGGTAATTGGCAGGTAAGAGACGAAAAAGTGTTAAAGCAATTACTGAAGATCGTTAATAAAGGAATCCTGAAGAATTACAAAGAGAGTGAGGATTTTTGGGATCAATACGAAACCCCGATCGAAACCGGTTTCCATATTTTTTATGACCGTTTCCTAAAAATCAACCAACAAAAAGACGGAATGGACAGTTATAGCAAATTTGTGAATTTGATGGTGAATTATTACAAAGAAAGACCCTTATAA
- a CDS encoding DUF433 domain-containing protein encodes MEYIADRITIDDKICNGKPTIRGKRIAVQTILEFLSAGEEKETILKQYPSLEAEDIDACLKFASELMNRNFTIKRVA; translated from the coding sequence ATGGAATATATTGCAGACAGGATTACCATTGATGATAAAATTTGCAACGGAAAACCCACTATCCGAGGCAAGAGAATAGCTGTGCAAACGATTCTTGAATTTTTAAGTGCCGGCGAAGAAAAAGAAACAATTTTAAAACAGTATCCTTCATTAGAAGCAGAGGATATTGATGCTTGCTTGAAATTTGCATCAGAATTGATGAATAGAAATTTTACCATAAAAAGAGTCGCTTAA
- a CDS encoding DUF5615 family PIN-like protein — translation MAEFVIDANLPYYFSLWNTPDFIHVKDINDEWTDEQIWNYAKINNLTIISKDSDFSNKIMFVDPPPRVIHLRFGNMKMNSFFETITKLWDDIVVINKNHKLVNVFMDRIEGIE, via the coding sequence ATGGCTGAGTTTGTTATCGATGCCAATTTACCCTACTACTTTTCGCTTTGGAATACTCCCGATTTTATTCATGTTAAGGATATTAACGATGAATGGACAGATGAGCAAATTTGGAATTATGCCAAAATAAATAATTTAACTATTATCAGTAAGGATAGTGACTTTTCAAATAAAATAATGTTTGTAGATCCACCTCCTAGGGTTATTCATCTTCGTTTTGGAAACATGAAGATGAATTCTTTTTTTGAAACAATTACAAAACTTTGGGATGATATTGTTGTAATAAATAAAAACCACAAACTAGTGAACGTTTTTATGGATCGTATTGAAGGAATTGAATAA
- a CDS encoding aminoacyl-histidine dipeptidase → MSQEIRNLEPKELWNKFADLNAVPRPSKKEERVIEFMKDFGTRLGLETFEDEIRNVIIRKPATPGMENRKTVVLQGHLDMVHQKNADTVFDFDTQGIDMYVDGDWVRARGTTLGADNGLGVATIMAILESKEIPHPAIEALFTIDEETGMTGALNLQGGILKGDILLNLDTEEDNEIGIGCAGGMDVTATAEYDEEPTPEGSVGYLIKVKGLNGGHSGMDIHKGLGNANKIMNRLLFDGFDNFGLQISEINGGSLRNAIPRESAAKVIIAAVYDEAFVFDMLQIVNEIKAEFQTTEPNLEVVFEKLDKVPAKVLPPIAQFYFVRAMYAAHNGVYRMSADFENLVETSNNIAKVTVGEGKLSVQCLTRSSVESSKFDMANALRSAFELMGCEVEFSGSYPGWSPNPKSEILDVLVSIYEKQNGEKPNVAACHAGLECGILGTNYPHMDMISFGPTIHGAHSPDERASISSAQKYWKFILEILKNIPVK, encoded by the coding sequence ATGAGTCAAGAAATAAGAAATCTAGAACCAAAAGAGCTTTGGAACAAATTTGCCGATTTGAATGCGGTACCTCGTCCTTCGAAAAAAGAAGAGCGTGTAATTGAATTTATGAAAGACTTCGGTACCCGTTTGGGACTAGAAACTTTTGAGGACGAAATCCGAAATGTAATTATCCGCAAACCTGCCACTCCGGGAATGGAAAACAGAAAAACGGTTGTTTTGCAAGGACATTTGGATATGGTTCATCAAAAGAATGCCGATACGGTTTTTGATTTTGATACTCAAGGAATCGATATGTATGTTGATGGGGATTGGGTTCGTGCCCGCGGGACAACACTTGGTGCCGATAATGGTCTTGGAGTTGCTACTATAATGGCGATTTTGGAAAGCAAAGAGATTCCACATCCGGCAATTGAAGCTTTGTTTACCATTGATGAGGAAACCGGAATGACCGGAGCCTTGAATTTGCAGGGAGGGATTCTTAAAGGTGATATTTTATTGAATTTAGATACCGAAGAAGATAATGAAATAGGTATTGGATGCGCCGGAGGAATGGATGTTACAGCCACTGCTGAGTACGACGAAGAGCCAACCCCTGAAGGTTCCGTTGGTTATCTTATAAAAGTAAAAGGCTTGAACGGTGGGCATTCAGGGATGGATATTCATAAAGGTTTGGGAAATGCAAACAAAATCATGAACCGTTTATTGTTTGATGGTTTTGATAATTTTGGATTGCAAATTTCCGAAATCAATGGGGGAAGCCTTCGTAACGCAATTCCTCGTGAAAGTGCGGCGAAAGTAATTATAGCCGCTGTTTACGACGAGGCTTTTGTTTTTGATATGTTACAAATCGTAAATGAAATCAAAGCGGAGTTTCAAACAACCGAACCAAATTTGGAAGTGGTTTTCGAAAAACTAGATAAAGTTCCGGCAAAAGTTTTGCCACCAATAGCCCAATTTTATTTCGTTAGAGCGATGTATGCTGCGCACAATGGCGTTTACCGAATGAGTGCCGATTTTGAAAATTTGGTTGAAACTTCAAACAATATTGCCAAAGTTACTGTAGGTGAGGGGAAACTTTCGGTGCAATGTTTGACACGTTCTTCAGTTGAATCATCCAAATTTGATATGGCGAATGCTTTGCGTTCTGCATTCGAGTTAATGGGCTGCGAGGTAGAATTTTCAGGTTCATATCCGGGTTGGTCTCCAAATCCAAAATCAGAGATATTGGATGTTTTGGTTTCCATCTATGAAAAACAAAATGGAGAAAAACCAAATGTAGCGGCTTGTCACGCCGGATTGGAATGCGGTATTCTTGGAACAAATTATCCTCACATGGATATGATTTCTTTTGGACCGACAATCCACGGTGCACATTCTCCAGACGAAAGGGCTAGCATTTCTTCAGCACAAAAATATTGGAAATTTATCTTGGAAATTTTGAAAAATATACCCGTAAAATAA
- a CDS encoding DUF389 domain-containing protein, translating to MNEIISKLIDFIDLHKGEEDKKKVLENIISNISFRGSNLWILACAIVIASVGLNVNSTAVIIGAMLISPLMGPIVGAGFGLGMYDFELVKKSIKNLLIATVVSLIVSTFYFYISPFKEVQSELLARTSPNIYDVLIAFFGGLVGVIAVTRVEKGNPIPGVAIATALMPPLCTAGYGLATGNYLFFGGALYLYTINCVFICIATFIIVKFLKYPIAKQIDIKHQKQVKQGITVLLLIMIAPSVYFAYRLFDEKKYVQRTENFIETEFPQKDFTLIYKKTDYNTNPKIIELAFLSKKFSALEIKNFNQKLKEYNLLNTQLLIKQDTFDLKNDILNTIGHYKKSGVDKDQLIEDLQKKISNFKANNTKVSQEVSILFPEIKPIAITQYTSKDKTIPVLLYKSKIPINSKSQEKLIIWLKQRLEKDSVEVYRQ from the coding sequence ATGAACGAAATAATAAGCAAACTAATCGATTTCATTGACCTGCATAAAGGAGAAGAAGACAAAAAAAAGGTTTTAGAAAATATAATCAGTAACATCTCGTTCAGAGGTTCTAATCTATGGATTTTGGCGTGTGCCATTGTTATCGCTTCGGTTGGGCTTAATGTGAATTCGACTGCCGTAATTATTGGCGCTATGTTGATTTCGCCATTGATGGGGCCAATTGTTGGAGCTGGTTTTGGATTGGGGATGTATGATTTTGAATTGGTTAAAAAATCAATAAAAAATCTTTTGATAGCAACAGTTGTCAGCCTGATTGTTTCGACATTTTACTTTTATATCAGTCCGTTTAAAGAGGTGCAATCGGAATTGTTGGCGCGTACTTCACCCAATATTTATGATGTTTTGATTGCTTTTTTTGGTGGATTGGTTGGTGTTATTGCCGTTACGAGAGTCGAAAAAGGGAATCCAATTCCGGGAGTTGCCATTGCTACGGCTCTGATGCCTCCTTTATGTACTGCCGGTTACGGACTGGCAACCGGAAATTATTTATTTTTTGGGGGAGCTTTGTATTTATACACTATCAATTGTGTTTTTATATGTATCGCTACTTTTATCATTGTCAAATTTTTGAAATACCCAATTGCCAAGCAAATCGATATAAAACATCAAAAACAGGTGAAGCAAGGAATTACAGTGCTTCTTTTAATAATGATTGCTCCGAGTGTTTATTTTGCCTATCGTTTATTTGACGAAAAAAAATACGTCCAACGAACTGAAAATTTTATAGAAACAGAATTCCCTCAAAAGGATTTTACACTTATTTATAAAAAAACAGATTATAACACCAATCCAAAAATTATTGAATTGGCTTTTTTGTCCAAAAAATTCAGCGCTTTGGAAATCAAAAACTTTAATCAGAAGCTAAAAGAATATAATTTATTGAATACGCAACTTCTGATCAAACAAGACACTTTTGACTTAAAAAACGACATTTTAAATACGATTGGTCATTACAAAAAATCAGGAGTCGATAAAGACCAATTAATCGAGGATTTACAAAAAAAGATTTCCAATTTCAAAGCGAACAACACAAAGGTCAGTCAGGAAGTTTCTATTTTATTCCCCGAAATAAAACCAATTGCTATCACACAATATACGAGTAAAGACAAAACGATTCCGGTCTTATTGTACAAAAGCAAAATACCAATAAACTCTAAATCTCAAGAGAAATTAATCATTTGGCTAAAGCAAAGATTGGAAAAAGACAGCGTTGAAGTTTACAGACAATAG
- a CDS encoding sialidase family protein: protein MKNKYLSLLILLTINISIGFAQKTNSLPISILNESNTKTSCPFFTKNSKGITVMSFAKEINKETVLCYSLFDSNKKKFGKPIAIESSRGVELHGENAPKIIFKPNNEIIAVWGVNNASEKKKYGGLVKYSQSFDNGKTWTKAINLVKEPSSIDQRYFDIDLLPNGEAAIIWLDNRTNTDKEGSTLYYAATVGKSGFQNEKPIAETTCQCCRTDLFISKKGKINAAFRDIINEEIRDMVLTYSNDNGKTFSQPKRISPDNWKINGCPHTGPTMTENENGLHFAWYTSGGGSGVFYCNSSDYGKNFSKRNIVSDKPSARHPQITSLNNKDVFVVWDETVTENDNMSVKIGLQHRDKNGKIIKTKFISPKGKTATFPIIKAINKNQLLVAWSQESTDENVYYKIVSMN from the coding sequence ATGAAAAACAAATATTTATCCTTATTGATTTTGCTTACTATTAATATATCAATTGGGTTTGCCCAAAAAACAAACTCATTGCCAATATCCATTCTGAATGAAAGCAATACCAAAACGAGCTGTCCATTTTTTACAAAGAACTCAAAAGGAATTACCGTAATGAGTTTTGCAAAAGAAATTAATAAAGAAACTGTTCTCTGTTATTCCTTATTTGATTCCAACAAAAAGAAATTTGGTAAACCAATTGCTATCGAATCCAGCAGAGGTGTAGAATTGCACGGTGAAAATGCGCCAAAAATAATCTTCAAACCCAATAACGAAATCATTGCGGTTTGGGGTGTTAACAATGCAAGCGAAAAGAAAAAGTACGGTGGATTAGTCAAATATTCGCAATCATTTGACAATGGAAAAACATGGACGAAAGCTATCAATTTAGTAAAAGAGCCATCAAGCATCGACCAACGTTATTTTGATATCGATTTGCTTCCAAACGGAGAAGCTGCAATTATCTGGTTAGACAACAGAACAAATACCGACAAAGAAGGCTCAACATTGTATTATGCAGCGACTGTTGGAAAATCAGGTTTTCAAAACGAAAAACCTATTGCTGAGACTACCTGTCAATGTTGCCGAACCGATTTGTTTATAAGCAAAAAAGGAAAAATCAACGCTGCATTCAGGGATATTATCAACGAAGAAATCCGCGATATGGTTTTAACCTATTCGAATGACAATGGAAAAACTTTTTCGCAACCCAAACGAATCAGCCCGGACAATTGGAAAATTAACGGATGTCCTCACACAGGTCCGACTATGACCGAAAACGAAAATGGATTACATTTCGCTTGGTACACTTCGGGCGGAGGATCGGGAGTTTTTTATTGCAATTCTTCCGATTATGGAAAAAACTTCTCAAAACGAAACATTGTCAGTGACAAACCATCGGCAAGGCATCCACAAATTACATCATTGAACAATAAAGATGTATTTGTTGTTTGGGATGAAACCGTAACCGAAAATGATAATATGTCGGTTAAAATTGGGTTACAGCACCGGGACAAAAATGGAAAAATCATTAAAACAAAATTCATTTCCCCAAAAGGAAAAACAGCGACTTTTCCAATTATTAAAGCAATTAACAAAAATCAATTACTCGTTGCTTGGAGCCAAGAATCTACGGATGAAAATGTTTACTATAAAATAGTTTCGATGAATTAA
- a CDS encoding TonB-dependent receptor yields the protein MKKTLFTLLLMTQIAFAQNKTTKDSTKTETLENVFITANRSATLRKETPSAVSKLTAKTINETKAVAAYEIINKAPGVLMVNLGNEQHMMAIRQPMTTNAYYLYLEDGLPIRPMGIFNHNALLEINQFNLQNIEVVKGPVSSLYGSEAVGGTINLISIKPPVNPEFKFGIQADQWGYRRLQAAGGTTIGKVGFHIAGISSLQENGWMTYSDYKKDNLNARIDYNINSKTRLISNTMWGKYYSDMSGTVNEEAFYNRTYKSTTDFTYRKSDALRTRLTLEHDWNDNANSYITAYYRDNKLGQNPSYGIKWSPTLNPTTATGEVNSNNFKSYGAIGQHAQKFNFLNAKIVGGALYDYSPVNYWAYLLEMKANLNPGAPGKQTVNYYEITAERPDVKLADYTADIFNKAAYAQLSFNPLEKLLITTGARYDNLKVNYNNALDHSSGTKIYDKPTFKVGVNYNPFESTGFYGNYAQGFAPPGITSIFRAKPGTGGTTGKPAEFYYNLEPATFDNYEIGGWLSFLKGKLNFDYAFYYMEGKNELLSVRLPDNSTDYRSVGETRHKGVEFGGNYNFLSNQLNIRFGGTVAEHTFIDFAVSDKPTDALQNLNGKEMPQAPRWSGNSEISYYPNWFPKFRTSFEWQTVGNYYQDQVNTVKYAGYDIFNFRAGYEWKGIEIYGNVINLTDKLYAYNVSRANTASSQPTYTAAAPRTFLIGLQYNFSLKKQPK from the coding sequence ATGAAGAAAACACTATTTACTCTTTTGTTAATGACACAGATAGCTTTTGCACAAAACAAAACAACAAAAGACAGCACAAAAACAGAGACACTTGAAAATGTATTCATAACTGCCAATCGTTCGGCAACTTTGCGCAAAGAAACACCGTCTGCGGTCAGCAAATTGACTGCCAAAACCATTAACGAAACCAAAGCCGTTGCGGCTTACGAAATCATCAATAAAGCACCGGGCGTATTGATGGTTAATCTCGGAAACGAACAGCACATGATGGCTATTCGTCAACCGATGACAACCAATGCCTATTATTTATATCTTGAAGATGGATTGCCAATTCGTCCGATGGGGATTTTCAACCATAATGCCTTATTGGAAATCAACCAATTCAATCTTCAAAACATAGAAGTGGTAAAAGGCCCTGTTTCGTCATTGTACGGTTCAGAAGCCGTTGGTGGAACCATTAACCTAATCTCAATTAAACCGCCCGTTAATCCCGAATTCAAATTTGGAATCCAAGCCGATCAATGGGGCTACAGACGACTTCAAGCTGCAGGAGGAACAACCATCGGTAAAGTGGGTTTTCATATCGCCGGAATTTCAAGTTTACAGGAAAACGGTTGGATGACCTACTCGGATTATAAAAAAGATAATCTTAATGCGAGAATCGATTACAACATCAACAGCAAAACACGATTAATTAGTAATACCATGTGGGGCAAATATTATTCTGACATGAGCGGAACGGTTAATGAAGAAGCTTTTTACAACAGGACATATAAAAGCACTACTGATTTCACCTATCGCAAATCGGATGCCTTAAGAACACGGTTGACCTTAGAACATGATTGGAATGACAATGCCAACAGTTATATCACGGCCTATTACAGAGACAACAAATTGGGACAAAATCCATCCTACGGAATCAAATGGAGCCCGACACTTAACCCAACTACGGCAACGGGCGAAGTTAATTCTAACAACTTCAAAAGTTACGGTGCGATTGGACAGCACGCCCAAAAATTTAATTTTTTAAATGCTAAAATCGTTGGAGGAGCATTATATGATTATTCTCCTGTAAACTACTGGGCTTATTTGCTTGAAATGAAAGCAAATCTAAATCCAGGTGCTCCTGGAAAACAAACGGTGAATTATTATGAAATTACCGCTGAACGTCCCGATGTGAAATTAGCCGATTATACCGCCGATATTTTTAATAAGGCCGCTTATGCGCAACTTAGCTTCAATCCTTTGGAAAAATTATTAATTACCACCGGTGCCCGTTATGACAATCTGAAAGTTAATTACAACAATGCTTTGGACCATTCAAGCGGAACAAAAATTTACGACAAACCCACTTTCAAAGTTGGAGTAAATTACAATCCGTTTGAATCTACAGGATTTTACGGCAACTATGCACAAGGATTTGCTCCTCCGGGAATCACTTCTATTTTTAGAGCCAAACCCGGAACTGGCGGAACAACCGGAAAACCAGCCGAGTTCTACTACAATCTGGAGCCAGCAACTTTCGATAATTACGAAATTGGAGGTTGGCTTTCGTTTTTAAAAGGAAAACTAAACTTTGATTACGCCTTTTATTATATGGAAGGAAAAAATGAGTTATTGAGCGTTCGTTTGCCTGACAACTCAACCGACTACCGTTCTGTTGGAGAAACTAGGCACAAAGGCGTTGAATTTGGAGGTAATTACAACTTCCTTTCTAACCAATTAAATATTCGCTTTGGAGGAACCGTTGCTGAACATACTTTTATAGACTTCGCGGTTTCAGATAAACCAACAGATGCTTTGCAAAACCTGAACGGAAAAGAAATGCCTCAAGCCCCGAGATGGTCCGGCAATTCCGAAATCAGTTATTATCCGAACTGGTTCCCAAAATTCAGAACTTCATTTGAATGGCAGACTGTCGGAAACTATTATCAAGACCAAGTTAACACTGTAAAGTATGCCGGTTATGACATCTTTAATTTCAGGGCTGGTTATGAATGGAAAGGGATTGAAATCTACGGAAACGTAATTAATCTTACCGACAAATTATATGCTTATAATGTTTCCAGAGCAAATACAGCCAGCTCCCAACCTACTTATACTGCTGCTGCCCCAAGAACATTTTTAATTGGTTTACAGTATAATTTTTCCCTAAAAAAACAACCGAAATGA